Below is a window of 'Nostoc azollae' 0708 DNA.
ATGAAATATAGCGGTTTTCACATCTCTACTTTATCTTTAGGCGCTAGTCTAACCGCTTTGTTGGTAATTGCTAGTAGTTCCATGCTATTAACCAGTCAAGTAAATGCTGGTTCTCCTCCTACTGTGATTGCACAAATTCCAGCAAGTGCAACAGTGATTTATGTTAATCCTGTGATCGGTCAAGATAGTTCTAGTGCTGGTATTACCCCAGAAGCACCCTATAAAACTATTACCTTCGCTCTTTCGCAGGCTAAATCAAATACAGTGATTAAACTCGCTCCTGGTACCTATACTAAGGATACTGGGGAAACTTTTCCCTTACTGCTTAAACTAGGAGTGATACTTGTCGGTAATGAATCTATCAAAGGTCAAGGAACAGTCATCATCGGTGGTGGTCATTATATCAGTCGTACCTTTGCTAGACAAGATATTACCATCCTAGCGGAAAATACTACTATTGCTGGTATTACTGTTACCAACCCTAATCAACGAGGTACGGCTGTTTGGGTAGAGTCAAGTAGTCCAACTATCAAAAACAATACTTTTACTGACAGCATCAGAGACGGTGTTTTCGTTACAGGTACAGGTAATCCCAAAATTGAAAACAACCTTTTTATCAAAAACCGGGGTAATGGGATTTCAATAACTAAATATGCTCAAGGTGAGATACGCAACAACTCATTTGAAGATACTGGTTTTGGTTTGGCTATTGGTGGTAGTTCGACACCCTTGGTAGAAGGAAACCAAATTCTTCAAAACCAAGACGGTATATTTATCTCCGAATCTGCTAAACCTATTTTGCGTAAGAATGTCATTCAGAATAATAGGCGCGATGGTATTGTCGCAACTATTGACGCTCTACCCAATCTTGGTACTAATGACAATCCTGGTAGTAATCTCATCCGTAATAACACTCGTTATGACTTGAATAATTCTACTAAGGTTAACAGGATTGTTGCTATTGGCAACGATTTTGATCAAAAGCGGATTTTTGGCGCAGTAGATTTTGTGGCTGCAACTGTTAACCCTCCTACAGGTGGAGGTACTACAGGTTCTACCGGTTTTCAGGATGTACCAACAGGTTATTGGGCAAAAGCCTACATTGAAGCTTTGGCTTCCCAAAATATTATTGCGGGTTTTCCTGATGGTACTTTTAAGCCTAATGATCCTGTAACTCGCGCTCAATTTGCTACCATTATAACCAAAGCTTTGGCACCACCGTCTAGACGGACAGCAATTCGATTTAACGATGTAAATAGCAATTTTTGGGCTTATGGAGCAATTCAATCAGCTTACCAAAGTCAATTTGTGGCTGGGTATCCTGATGGTACTTTTAAACCACAGCAACAAATTCCTAGAGTTCAGGCTTTAGTTGCTCTAGCTAATGGTTTAAACCTTACTGCCAACAATGAAAGTATTCTTAGTTTTTACACAGATGCTGCTCAAATCCCTAATTATGCAATGGGATCTGTTGCTGCTGCAACAGTCAGGCAATTAGTGGTTAACTATCCCACTGTAAAATTACTTGATCCCAATCGTGAAGCTACTAGAGCAGAAATTGCAGCTTTTGTTTATCAAGCACTTGTCACTATTGGACGGGCGCAACCAACACCTTCTCCTTATGTGGTAACGGCTCAGTAGTCAGATCCTAGGAAAAGAGGTTGTTGCATGAGTTTTAGTAGCGTGGGTTATGCTGCTCTAACCCACCATAGTTTTATAAGTTGGAATTTTTAACCTTTAAGACCCTTTTTGCCGCCTTTGTTCCCATCGATAAAGAAATACCATCAGGCCAACTATTCCCGCTTCCAGGGTAAAGTTAGGTAAAGCACTGTCGATGTTCCTACCAGCAAGTATTTGAAAGGAAAATACAAATGCACCAATAAAACCAGAAGCACCTATACCAACATATATAAATTGGCGCAAACCACGATAGGGGGCTGTTATTTCAGCTTTGAGCTGAGCATACTGCTTGGAGTTGAGGCGATTTTTAGGATTTGGTTCTACCATTTTTGTAAAAATATGCTATGATATCAAATCGTATATGCCGATGTGGCTCAGTGGTAGAGCAGCTGATTCGTAATCAGCAGGCCGTGGGTTCAAATCCCATCATCGGCTTTAATTATTTGTTTTATTTAACAATACCAGTTATGTGTCTACTTGGTGCTACTGAAACTGGCGGTAGTATTTATTACTGAGGTCTAATTTGGTGGATCTGGTAGCTATAGTATATTGGCTGTGTGTGGGTATAAGCTTTGATATTGCCTGTGAAACTCTGAAAAGGCTGAAGGCAAAAGAATCGGAGTGGTTTACTTCTGGTCAAGTGAAGCAATTGATCTTGTTGTCACCACAGGATGCTCCGCTTTCCTTGATATAATTTTACCGGGAAAGGGCGATGTGTGGTGATAAAAGGATTATTCACATGAGTATCATTCAGCAATTAACACAAACTGATCTTTTTAAACGCAATAAATGTACTGATGATTGGGAAACTAGTATATTTGTTGGTCCTCCATTTCGATTAAGTTATACAAAAGTAGGAATCTTGGTAGCTGATGCTTTGAAACAAAGAGCTAAAGCCATTCCTCAAGGTTGCTTTTTATTAGCTTTTTATGAAAATAAACTTGATAAATAAAACGATATTGAAGCAATATAACTCAGAGTTATTCAATCAACGACATTAACAAGGGATCAGGAAGTAATTAGTAGCATACTTGAATAGTATAAAGATGATATTAAAACAGGAGAACCTAAGAAATCTCAGTTAGATACTTTTACCAGGTATGAATTCTCCTTTAGTGGTTTAGAACGTCAAATTTTAGGTTATTTTTATATTGATGAAAATGGAGAAACTCGTTTTGCTACAGACTTAGAAAAGTCTAATAGCGTAAATAATTACTCAGTTGTTCAACCTTTAGCAGATATTTTAAAAGGAATTGTTAACTATAGGGAAAATGGAAGTACTCGAGGCTCTAGAGATATCAAAATAGGTAAAGTTCACTATAGTTCTAGTAGTCGTTTTCAACAGCAAGAAGAAGATGTGATAGTTTATGTTCAAGCTGCCGATTCTGCAGGGAAAAGAAGGGCTGTTTTTGGGATGACTAGGACAGGAAAATCTAGCACAGTTAAAAAGATAATTCAATCTTGTGTTGGAATGAGCAATAATGCACATCTTACTTTAGATAAGAGTCAAGGAATGCCAGAACAAGTCCTTAAACTTTTAACAGAAGATAATTAATAACCCTCAATATCCTATTGGAGAAATTATTTTTGATATTAATAGGGAACATGCTAACCCT
It encodes the following:
- a CDS encoding DUF1565 domain-containing protein — encoded protein: MKYSGFHISTLSLGASLTALLVIASSSMLLTSQVNAGSPPTVIAQIPASATVIYVNPVIGQDSSSAGITPEAPYKTITFALSQAKSNTVIKLAPGTYTKDTGETFPLLLKLGVILVGNESIKGQGTVIIGGGHYISRTFARQDITILAENTTIAGITVTNPNQRGTAVWVESSSPTIKNNTFTDSIRDGVFVTGTGNPKIENNLFIKNRGNGISITKYAQGEIRNNSFEDTGFGLAIGGSSTPLVEGNQILQNQDGIFISESAKPILRKNVIQNNRRDGIVATIDALPNLGTNDNPGSNLIRNNTRYDLNNSTKVNRIVAIGNDFDQKRIFGAVDFVAATVNPPTGGGTTGSTGFQDVPTGYWAKAYIEALASQNIIAGFPDGTFKPNDPVTRAQFATIITKALAPPSRRTAIRFNDVNSNFWAYGAIQSAYQSQFVAGYPDGTFKPQQQIPRVQALVALANGLNLTANNESILSFYTDAAQIPNYAMGSVAAATVRQLVVNYPTVKLLDPNREATRAEIAAFVYQALVTIGRAQPTPSPYVVTAQ
- a CDS encoding DUF3493 domain-containing protein; amino-acid sequence: MVEPNPKNRLNSKQYAQLKAEITAPYRGLRQFIYVGIGASGFIGAFVFSFQILAGRNIDSALPNFTLEAGIVGLMVFLYRWEQRRQKGS